A portion of the Sulfuriferula sp. AH1 genome contains these proteins:
- the panC gene encoding pantoate--beta-alanine ligase codes for MQIIHSIEALRAWRAHHNDVAFVPTMGNLHAGHLALVAQARHCAKQVVVSIFVNPLQFGAHEDYSRYPRTLPQDAELLHSAGADIVFAPTVDELFPVPQSFHIEPPPFANELCGAFRPGHFRGVATIVMKLFNIAQPKTAVFGKKDYQQLAIIRGMVADFAMPIEIVAGDTMRAGDGLALSSRNGFLNESERRAAPQLYQVLTDLKAQILNGAKDFSRLERSAQDHLTAQGWRVDYVAIRTPELTLPGIGSRQLVILAAAHLGQTRLIDNIEIER; via the coding sequence ATGCAAATCATTCACAGCATCGAAGCATTACGCGCCTGGCGGGCACACCATAATGATGTCGCTTTTGTCCCTACGATGGGCAATCTTCATGCAGGACATCTCGCGCTGGTTGCTCAAGCACGGCATTGTGCCAAGCAAGTCGTAGTCAGCATCTTTGTCAATCCGCTGCAATTCGGTGCACATGAAGATTACTCACGCTATCCGCGCACGTTGCCGCAGGATGCGGAATTATTGCATAGCGCAGGGGCCGATATTGTTTTTGCGCCCACCGTCGATGAGCTCTTCCCTGTGCCGCAAAGTTTTCATATAGAGCCGCCGCCGTTCGCAAACGAACTTTGCGGTGCATTCCGCCCAGGACATTTTCGCGGCGTTGCCACCATCGTGATGAAGCTATTCAATATAGCCCAGCCTAAAACTGCGGTATTCGGCAAAAAGGATTATCAACAGCTTGCGATCATTCGTGGCATGGTCGCCGATTTTGCAATGCCGATCGAAATCGTCGCCGGTGACACGATGCGGGCAGGTGATGGTCTGGCTTTATCTTCCCGCAATGGTTTCCTCAATGAGAGCGAACGACGGGCAGCACCTCAGCTTTATCAGGTGTTGACGGACTTAAAGGCTCAAATCCTGAACGGAGCGAAAGATTTCAGCCGGCTTGAACGAAGCGCACAAGATCATCTTACTGCGCAAGGCTGGCGCGTTGATTATGTCGCCATTCGTACCCCTGAGCTGACTCTCCCCGGCATTGGCAGCAGGCAACTGGTGATCTTGGCAGCAGCCCATTTGGGTCAGACGCGACTGATAGACAACATCGAAATCGAGCGATAA
- the pcnB gene encoding polynucleotide adenylyltransferase PcnB, which produces MIKRFIRRILGNKPQATKKPRLQRLPVSQHGLTRTQILPCALKVTDTLQQAGFSAFVVGGAVRDLLLGKTPKDFDVATNATPEQIHNLFRRSRIIGRRFRLVHVMCGGDTIEVSTFRASAMTEDDTSHVTDDNGRIVRDNVFGDQESDAERRDFTINALYYDPNTEEIWDYRGGVADIKRKTLRIIGDPATRYREDPVRMLRAARFAAKLDFHIDETTRAPIAELAELLSNVPPSRLFDEMLKLLLSGHALRAVHQLRAEGLHQGMLPMLDSILEQDAGKRFITAALHNTDQRLQAGKSVSPAFLFASLLWHELQVHYQTRLDAGETAAPALFAAMDDTLDHQRARLAVPRRLDGMMKEIWSLQSRFEQRSGSRPYRLLSHPRFRAGYDFLLLRAESGEIEQTLADWWTAFQDADEAQRADMLVKEPAAAKSKRRRRPKKPISTPQLIND; this is translated from the coding sequence ATGATTAAACGCTTCATCCGACGCATTTTGGGTAACAAACCTCAAGCAACCAAAAAACCCCGCTTACAACGTTTACCCGTTAGCCAGCACGGTTTGACACGAACGCAAATATTACCTTGCGCGCTAAAAGTCACCGATACGCTGCAACAAGCCGGATTCAGCGCTTTTGTTGTCGGCGGTGCGGTTCGCGATCTGCTGCTGGGTAAAACGCCCAAGGATTTTGACGTTGCCACCAACGCGACCCCGGAACAGATACATAACTTATTCCGGCGTTCCCGCATTATCGGGCGCAGATTCCGTCTGGTACATGTCATGTGTGGCGGCGACACCATAGAAGTATCGACTTTCCGTGCCAGCGCAATGACTGAAGATGACACCAGCCACGTTACCGATGATAACGGGCGTATCGTGCGCGATAACGTTTTCGGTGATCAGGAGAGCGATGCCGAGCGCCGCGACTTTACCATCAACGCACTGTATTACGATCCAAACACTGAAGAAATCTGGGATTACCGGGGCGGGGTAGCCGATATTAAACGCAAGACTTTGCGCATCATCGGCGATCCCGCCACCCGCTATCGCGAAGATCCGGTACGCATGCTGCGAGCCGCGCGATTCGCGGCCAAACTCGATTTCCATATTGACGAAACCACGCGTGCGCCGATTGCCGAATTAGCCGAACTCCTGAGTAATGTACCGCCTTCGCGCTTATTCGACGAAATGCTGAAGCTGCTGCTGTCAGGTCATGCTTTGCGCGCTGTGCATCAGCTACGGGCTGAAGGTTTGCATCAGGGCATGCTGCCGATGCTGGACAGCATATTGGAACAGGACGCAGGCAAGCGTTTTATCACCGCCGCATTGCACAACACCGACCAGCGTTTGCAAGCCGGCAAATCGGTATCCCCTGCATTCCTATTTGCCAGCCTGCTCTGGCACGAGCTGCAAGTTCATTACCAGACACGCCTGGATGCGGGCGAGACAGCCGCACCTGCGTTATTCGCGGCCATGGACGATACACTCGACCATCAGCGTGCGCGGCTGGCCGTGCCCCGCCGCCTGGACGGCATGATGAAGGAAATCTGGAGCTTACAATCGCGCTTTGAACAGCGTTCGGGCAGTCGCCCTTACCGGCTGCTAAGCCACCCCCGCTTCCGTGCCGGTTATGATTTCCTGTTATTGCGGGCAGAGAGCGGTGAAATAGAGCAAACCCTCGCCGACTGGTGGACAGCTTTCCAGGACGCAGATGAAGCTCAACGAGCCGACATGCTTGTCAAGGAACCGGCCGCCGCCAAATCGAAACGCCGCAGACGTCCAAAAAAACCCATATCAACACCCCAGCTTATCAATGACTAA
- a CDS encoding deoxynucleoside kinase codes for MNILDKSPYIAIEGPIGAGKTSLAKRLAAHLNAELLLENAGENPFMARFYQDPKRHALATQLFFLFQRSGQVNTLQQNDLFHNAIVGDFLLDKDPLFAELNLDDDEFRLYQTIYKELQPQAPVPDLVIYLQAKPSVLLTRVHKRGIDYEHNISIHYLERLTDSYTRYFYRYEAAPLLIVNCEHFNFVDNDEHFALLMQKITSMRSPREFLNQAM; via the coding sequence ATGAACATACTCGACAAGTCTCCCTATATTGCAATAGAAGGACCGATTGGCGCAGGCAAAACCAGCCTGGCCAAACGCCTTGCCGCTCACCTCAATGCGGAGTTATTGCTCGAAAACGCTGGTGAGAACCCGTTCATGGCGCGCTTTTACCAGGATCCGAAACGCCATGCGCTAGCAACCCAATTATTCTTTCTGTTTCAACGCAGTGGCCAGGTCAACACATTGCAGCAGAATGACCTGTTCCACAACGCCATAGTCGGCGATTTCCTATTGGATAAAGACCCATTGTTCGCCGAGCTCAATCTGGATGATGACGAATTCCGGTTGTATCAGACAATTTACAAAGAACTGCAACCGCAAGCGCCGGTCCCGGACCTGGTCATTTATCTGCAAGCCAAACCAAGCGTATTATTAACGCGCGTGCATAAACGCGGCATCGACTATGAGCACAATATCAGCATCCATTATCTGGAACGTTTGACGGACAGCTACACGCGATATTTTTATCGTTACGAAGCCGCCCCGCTGTTGATCGTCAATTGCGAACATTTCAATTTCGTGGACAATGACGAACACTTTGCCTTATTAATGCAGAAAATCACCTCCATGCGCAGTCCGCGCGAGTTTCTCAATCAGGCGATGTAA
- the panB gene encoding 3-methyl-2-oxobutanoate hydroxymethyltransferase, which yields MADLLSLQQRAAQGEKLAILTGYDASFAAQLEAAGVDAILVGDSLGMVVQGQRSTLPVTLAEMAYHTAAVARGAANTLIIADLPFGSYQANPAQALQSASTLMAAGAHCVKLEGGAIMAETVAFLSARGIPVCGHLGLLPQSVNSLGGYKVQAKTDAAAQQLIADAHSLTHAGAAMIVLEAIPATLAKQVTDSIAIPTIGIGAGVDCNGQVLVLYDMLGINPGKPPRFAHNFMEGAGSVAAAITAYVTAVKKSTFPTEKHSFHSA from the coding sequence ATGGCTGATTTATTATCATTGCAGCAACGCGCCGCCCAAGGCGAAAAGCTCGCCATCCTGACCGGCTATGACGCGAGCTTTGCCGCACAACTTGAAGCCGCCGGAGTTGATGCCATACTGGTCGGCGATTCATTGGGGATGGTCGTACAGGGACAACGTTCAACCTTGCCCGTCACGCTTGCCGAGATGGCTTATCACACGGCAGCCGTCGCACGCGGCGCAGCCAATACGCTGATTATTGCCGACTTGCCGTTCGGCAGCTATCAAGCCAACCCTGCCCAGGCATTGCAATCTGCCAGTACACTCATGGCAGCCGGAGCGCATTGCGTCAAGCTCGAAGGCGGCGCGATCATGGCCGAGACTGTTGCATTTCTCAGCGCTCGCGGCATCCCGGTATGCGGGCATCTCGGGTTGCTGCCACAATCGGTGAACAGCCTTGGCGGCTATAAGGTACAGGCGAAAACCGACGCTGCTGCCCAGCAGCTGATCGCAGACGCTCACTCACTCACCCATGCCGGCGCAGCCATGATCGTGCTTGAAGCCATTCCAGCAACATTAGCCAAGCAGGTTACCGACTCGATTGCGATCCCGACCATAGGGATAGGCGCCGGCGTGGACTGCAACGGTCAGGTGCTGGTGCTCTATGATATGCTGGGTATTAACCCGGGCAAGCCGCCACGCTTCGCCCATAATTTCATGGAGGGCGCGGGTAGCGTTGCAGCTGCCATTACGGCTTATGTCACTGCAGTCAAGAAGAGCACGTTCCCTACCGAAAAACACAGCTTCCATTCCGCCTAG
- the folK gene encoding 2-amino-4-hydroxy-6-hydroxymethyldihydropteridine diphosphokinase has product MTNTATPAHAFVAIGSNLADPAQQALHAFSAIAALPHTRLCSRSSLYLTAPVGYADQPDFINAVAHIQTSLTPHQLLNALLEIELLFGRERTFRNAPRVIDLDLLLYNELQQHDTGLTLPHPRMHERAFVLAPLVEIAPDIAIPGHGRAADCLHATHDQDLQRVDDGWQRH; this is encoded by the coding sequence ATGACTAACACTGCCACCCCTGCGCATGCATTTGTCGCAATCGGTAGCAATCTGGCAGATCCGGCGCAGCAAGCATTACACGCCTTTAGTGCCATTGCCGCATTACCGCATACCCGTCTTTGTTCCCGGTCATCGCTCTACCTGACAGCGCCCGTCGGCTATGCCGACCAGCCTGATTTCATAAACGCCGTTGCGCACATCCAGACTTCGCTCACCCCGCATCAACTGCTCAACGCACTGCTGGAAATAGAGCTGCTGTTCGGACGTGAGCGAACTTTCCGCAATGCGCCGCGCGTCATTGATCTGGACTTGTTGTTATATAATGAGTTACAACAGCATGATACGGGCCTGACTCTGCCTCATCCACGAATGCACGAGCGCGCATTTGTCCTGGCGCCACTCGTCGAAATCGCGCCGGACATTGCTATTCCGGGACATGGGCGAGCGGCCGACTGCTTGCACGCGACCCACGATCAGGACTTGCAACGGGTTGACGACGGCTGGCAGCGACACTAA